From Variimorphobacter saccharofermentans, one genomic window encodes:
- a CDS encoding nucleoside kinase codes for MNTNMKVEINGSVYEYPKNISLLEISKDFQKDYSDQIILAFVNNKLRELFKYVSKDCKISFVTIGDDAGHKTYVRGIILVMLKAFYAEFGSVNIEKVSVEYTIGNGLFCDYVGKVPLTKERIQAVKNRMKELIERDIPFVKRSVGTDDAIELFRQYGMYDKEKLFRYRRVSKANIYSLDGFEDYYYGYMPPSSGMLKYFDLMQYDDGFMLILPNKKTPTVVDKFVPQVKLYETLKEANQWVKMMDIPNVGALNDANASGKMNELILVQEALQEKKISDIAETIKKAGGKKFIMIAGPSSSGKTTFSYRLSIQLKAHGLKPHPIAVDNYFVDRENTPKDEKGNYNFESLQAIDLEQFNKDMTDLLNGKTVEIPYFNFVSGKREYKGNFLKLGPEDILVIEGIHGLNDALSYSLPRESKFKIYISALTSLNIDEHNRISTTDGRLIRRMVRDARTRGASAQATIRMWPSVRRGEEENIFPFQEDADVMFNSALIYELAVLKQYAEPILFGIDRNCEEYVEAKRLLKFLDYFIGAPSEAVPKNSILKEFVGGSCFKV; via the coding sequence ATGAATACAAATATGAAGGTTGAGATTAATGGTTCTGTGTATGAATATCCGAAGAACATATCCCTGCTTGAGATTAGTAAGGATTTTCAGAAGGATTATAGCGATCAGATTATTCTTGCTTTTGTGAATAATAAGCTTAGGGAATTATTTAAATATGTAAGTAAAGATTGTAAGATCAGTTTTGTCACCATAGGAGATGATGCCGGACATAAAACCTATGTACGAGGAATCATATTGGTTATGTTAAAAGCTTTCTATGCAGAATTTGGCTCTGTGAACATAGAAAAGGTATCTGTTGAATATACCATCGGAAATGGACTATTTTGTGATTATGTAGGAAAGGTTCCCTTAACAAAGGAGCGCATCCAGGCAGTCAAGAATAGAATGAAGGAATTGATTGAACGGGATATTCCTTTTGTTAAAAGGAGTGTCGGAACGGATGATGCCATCGAGCTATTCCGTCAATACGGGATGTACGATAAGGAAAAGCTGTTCCGTTACCGTCGAGTATCCAAAGCGAATATATATAGTCTGGATGGATTTGAGGATTATTACTATGGATATATGCCACCTAGCTCCGGCATGCTGAAATACTTTGATCTTATGCAATATGATGATGGGTTTATGTTAATTCTACCCAACAAGAAAACGCCTACAGTGGTGGACAAGTTTGTGCCACAGGTTAAGCTGTATGAAACACTTAAGGAAGCAAACCAATGGGTTAAAATGATGGATATACCCAATGTGGGAGCTTTAAACGATGCCAATGCCAGTGGGAAGATGAATGAGTTGATCTTGGTACAGGAGGCACTTCAGGAGAAGAAGATCAGTGATATAGCGGAAACCATAAAAAAGGCTGGTGGCAAGAAATTTATCATGATAGCCGGTCCCTCCTCCTCTGGTAAGACCACTTTTTCCTATCGGCTGAGTATCCAGTTAAAAGCACATGGGTTGAAGCCCCATCCGATTGCAGTGGATAATTACTTTGTGGATCGGGAAAATACTCCCAAGGATGAGAAGGGTAATTATAATTTTGAAAGTCTCCAAGCGATTGATCTTGAGCAGTTCAATAAGGATATGACGGATTTATTAAATGGAAAAACAGTAGAGATTCCTTATTTCAACTTTGTATCAGGTAAAAGAGAGTATAAAGGGAACTTCCTAAAGCTAGGACCGGAGGATATTCTGGTAATTGAAGGAATTCACGGATTAAATGATGCCCTTTCCTATTCCCTGCCAAGGGAAAGTAAGTTTAAGATATATATCAGTGCCTTGACCTCACTGAATATTGACGAGCATAATAGAATATCAACTACGGATGGGCGACTCATACGCCGTATGGTACGAGATGCACGAACCAGAGGCGCTTCAGCGCAAGCAACCATCCGGATGTGGCCATCTGTACGAAGGGGAGAGGAGGAGAATATCTTCCCATTCCAGGAGGATGCCGATGTTATGTTCAACTCCGCATTAATCTATGAACTCGCTGTATTAAAGCAATATGCAGAACCGATCTTGTTTGGTATTGACCGGAATTGTGAAGAGTACGTGGAAGCAAAGAGACTACTCAAATTCCTAGACTACTTTATCGGTGCACCAAGCGAAGCGGTTCCGAAGAACTCCATATTGAAGGAATTTGTTGGCGGAAGCTGCTTCAAAGTATGA
- a CDS encoding HAMP domain-containing sensor histidine kinase, translating to MKNNSILKSFRFEIVLYSLLSLLYTLLSLAMIYVGIYIIFHMNLQQLSGATAVLATIVMAGMGLLLFVVYFLLLSKKFINYIKKISEGISEISHGNFDNRIDIRNGDEFALIADKLNQMADDIKRIMENERKSEIAKNELITSIAHDLRTPLTSIIGYLDLVSSKELSHDTQMKYIGIVYNKSKRLEKLIEDLFTFTKFNFGEVKASYREVDMVKLMNQLIDEFYPSFAENQLEYAFKTESSSAIITADGDLLARAFANLISNAIKYGKEGKNILIELKKSEDGVIIEITNYGGMIPQEDLERIFQRFYRVESSRSRETGGSGLGLAIAASIVEMHGGKIVARSDEKETTFTVRLKSFPALEN from the coding sequence TTGAAGAATAATAGTATATTAAAAAGCTTTCGCTTTGAGATTGTGCTATACAGTCTGCTTAGCTTATTATATACACTGTTGTCCTTAGCTATGATCTATGTTGGTATTTATATTATTTTCCATATGAACCTTCAACAGCTGTCAGGAGCCACTGCTGTCTTAGCAACCATCGTAATGGCGGGAATGGGGCTTCTTCTATTTGTTGTCTATTTTCTTCTGCTCAGTAAGAAATTTATCAATTACATTAAAAAGATTTCTGAGGGGATTAGTGAGATATCCCATGGTAACTTTGATAATCGGATTGATATTCGTAATGGGGATGAGTTTGCGCTAATTGCTGACAAGCTAAATCAAATGGCGGATGACATCAAAAGAATTATGGAGAATGAACGTAAAAGTGAAATTGCCAAAAATGAGCTGATAACCAGTATTGCCCATGATTTACGCACACCGCTGACCTCGATTATCGGGTATTTAGATCTGGTATCCTCTAAGGAGTTATCCCATGATACACAGATGAAGTACATAGGAATTGTATATAACAAGTCAAAACGTCTGGAAAAGCTGATTGAGGATTTGTTTACCTTCACAAAGTTTAATTTTGGAGAGGTTAAGGCTTCCTATAGAGAAGTAGATATGGTAAAGCTTATGAACCAGCTGATTGATGAGTTCTATCCCAGCTTTGCAGAAAATCAGTTGGAATATGCGTTTAAGACGGAGAGCAGTTCGGCGATAATCACTGCTGACGGAGATTTACTTGCAAGAGCCTTTGCAAATCTCATTAGTAATGCAATTAAATATGGTAAAGAAGGGAAAAACATATTAATTGAGCTGAAAAAGTCAGAAGATGGTGTAATCATTGAGATAACCAATTATGGAGGAATGATACCGCAAGAGGATTTAGAACGAATATTCCAGCGCTTCTACCGGGTTGAGAGCTCCAGGTCCCGTGAAACAGGAGGAAGTGGTCTTGGTCTGGCCATTGCAGCAAGTATTGTTGAAATGCATGGTGGTAAAATTGTTGCGAGAAGTGATGAGAAGGAGACTACCTTCACGGTACGACTAAAATCATTTCCTGCATTAGAGAACTAA
- a CDS encoding tRNA (adenine(22)-N(1))-methyltransferase, with the protein MQLSDRLLAVTKLVTPGNRVADVGCDHAYTSIFLVEQGISPYVIAMDVNQGPIDRARENIIRYGQKAYIDVRKSNGLEKLEPGEADTVLIAGMGGRLTLQILSDYPKVTASIRELVLQPQSEIHLVRRTLQDMGFLIVKENMLKEDGKYYVMMRAVPKVLIEDECPYVLTEDEHYYYGRQLLEQRNSVLVEYLEWEKELSENIVSTLSKETTENADQRKQEIKDKLDLIKKGLGYYRY; encoded by the coding sequence ATGCAACTTTCAGATCGTTTGCTGGCAGTTACAAAGCTCGTTACACCGGGAAACCGCGTAGCGGATGTGGGATGTGACCATGCCTATACCTCCATTTTTCTGGTGGAACAGGGAATATCACCCTACGTAATTGCCATGGATGTGAATCAGGGACCCATTGACAGAGCGAGGGAAAATATCATTCGATATGGACAAAAGGCTTATATCGATGTTCGTAAATCCAATGGTCTGGAAAAGCTGGAGCCAGGAGAAGCAGATACCGTTCTCATTGCAGGAATGGGCGGAAGACTGACCCTGCAGATTCTGTCGGATTATCCGAAGGTAACAGCAAGTATTCGGGAATTGGTACTACAGCCACAGTCAGAAATTCATCTGGTTCGCAGGACACTACAGGATATGGGATTTCTCATCGTGAAGGAAAATATGCTTAAAGAAGACGGTAAATATTATGTTATGATGAGGGCGGTGCCAAAGGTTCTGATCGAAGATGAATGCCCCTATGTACTTACAGAAGATGAACATTATTATTATGGCCGTCAGCTATTGGAGCAGAGAAATTCTGTATTGGTCGAGTATTTAGAATGGGAGAAGGAGCTTTCAGAGAACATAGTATCAACACTTTCCAAAGAAACAACGGAGAATGCGGATCAACGAAAACAAGAAATAAAGGATAAGCTGGATCTGATTAAGAAAGGACTTGGGTATTATAGGTATTAG
- the rpoD gene encoding RNA polymerase sigma factor RpoD: MDENIVKFTERLKELLAFAEKKKNVLEFQEVNDFFADMELDAQRIEKIYDFLDKHNVDVLRISEEDEEDIILDDDEEMEPIDLSVPEGINIDDPVRMYLKEIGKVPLLNADEEIELARKMEDGDDYAKKRLAEANLRLVVSIAKRYVGRGMLFLDLIQEGNLGLIKAVEKFDYRKGYKFSTYATWWIRQAITRAIADQARTIRIPVHMVETINKLTRVQRQLLQELGREPSPEEISEVMNMSVDRVREIQKISQEPVSLETPIGEEEDSHLGDFIQDDNVPVPADAAAFTLLKEQLVEVLGTLTEREQKVLRLRFGLDDGRARTLEEVGKEFNVTRERIRQIEAKALRKLRHPSRSRKLRDYLE; encoded by the coding sequence ATGGACGAAAATATAGTAAAGTTTACGGAAAGACTGAAGGAGTTATTGGCTTTTGCCGAGAAGAAGAAAAATGTGCTTGAATTTCAGGAGGTAAATGATTTTTTCGCAGATATGGAGCTGGATGCTCAACGTATAGAAAAAATCTACGATTTCCTGGACAAGCATAATGTAGACGTTCTTCGTATTTCCGAAGAAGATGAGGAAGATATTATTCTGGATGATGACGAAGAGATGGAGCCCATAGATCTATCAGTTCCGGAGGGTATTAATATTGATGATCCGGTCCGTATGTATCTGAAGGAGATTGGTAAGGTTCCCCTTCTGAATGCGGACGAGGAAATTGAGCTGGCAAGAAAGATGGAAGACGGTGATGACTATGCGAAGAAACGTCTTGCAGAAGCAAACCTGCGTCTGGTTGTCAGCATAGCTAAGCGTTATGTTGGACGAGGCATGTTGTTCTTGGATTTGATTCAGGAAGGTAACCTTGGTTTGATTAAGGCCGTGGAGAAGTTTGATTATCGCAAGGGTTATAAATTCAGTACTTATGCAACCTGGTGGATCAGACAAGCAATTACCAGAGCAATTGCGGATCAGGCGAGAACCATCCGTATTCCGGTTCATATGGTCGAGACAATTAATAAATTAACCCGTGTTCAAAGACAATTATTACAGGAGTTAGGCAGAGAACCATCTCCAGAGGAGATTTCCGAGGTTATGAATATGTCCGTTGACCGTGTCAGAGAAATTCAAAAGATATCTCAGGAACCGGTATCCCTGGAAACACCCATTGGTGAAGAGGAAGACAGCCACTTAGGCGATTTTATACAGGATGACAATGTTCCGGTTCCGGCAGATGCCGCTGCATTTACCTTACTGAAGGAGCAGCTGGTGGAAGTACTTGGAACTCTGACCGAACGAGAGCAAAAGGTACTTCGTCTTCGTTTCGGTCTGGATGATGGCAGGGCACGTACATTGGAAGAGGTAGGTAAGGAATTCAATGTTACGAGAGAACGTATCCGTCAGATCGAAGCTAAGGCATTGCGTAAGCTAAGACATCCCAGCCGTAGCAGAAAGCTGAGGGATTATCTGGAGTAA
- the thrC gene encoding threonine synthase — MNLMYRSTRDSKNRVTASQAVLQGLSPDGGLFVPESMPVLTKSMEELSGMDYREIAYEVMKLFLTDYTEEELKDCINKAYDSKFDTPEIAPLKKGSEAYYLELFHGSTIAFKDMALSILPHLLTKAAKKNNVKEDIVILTATSGDTGKAALAGFADVPGTKIIVFYPKDGVSSVQEKQMVTQKGDNTYVVGIKGNFDDAQTGVKLMFNDKELADRLKQSGYLFSSANSINIGRLVPQIVYYVYTYATLYKKKQIEPGEKINFIVPTGNFGNILAAYYAKQIGVPVNQLICASNENKVLFDFFQTGRYDKNRPFVLTESPSMDILVSSNLERLIYHIADGDSDKTAQLMKALTTQGVYDITDSMKLNLKGFLGGWASAEETRAAIDREFKESGYVIDTHTAVAASVYHDYVINTKDQTKSVIVSTASPYKFSKSVLEALHTENVPEDDYEQALILKQVSKTVIPNAVEEIRTAPVVHKRVCETAEMQRVVKEILKII, encoded by the coding sequence ATGAACCTGATGTACAGGAGCACAAGAGACTCAAAAAACAGGGTAACAGCATCTCAAGCTGTGTTGCAGGGCTTATCACCAGATGGCGGTTTATTTGTTCCAGAGAGCATGCCGGTTCTCACCAAATCCATGGAAGAATTATCCGGTATGGACTACCGTGAGATCGCTTATGAGGTGATGAAGCTTTTTTTGACGGATTATACGGAGGAAGAACTGAAGGATTGTATCAATAAAGCATATGACAGTAAATTTGATACTCCTGAGATAGCACCTCTTAAAAAAGGAAGTGAGGCTTATTATCTGGAATTGTTCCATGGATCAACCATTGCATTTAAAGATATGGCCTTATCAATTTTGCCACATTTGTTAACAAAAGCAGCGAAGAAGAATAATGTAAAAGAGGATATTGTCATTCTTACAGCTACTTCAGGAGACACCGGAAAAGCTGCACTTGCCGGCTTCGCAGATGTACCGGGTACAAAAATTATCGTGTTCTATCCCAAAGACGGTGTCAGCAGTGTACAAGAAAAGCAAATGGTTACACAGAAGGGTGATAATACCTATGTTGTCGGTATCAAAGGAAACTTTGATGATGCCCAGACCGGAGTGAAGCTCATGTTCAATGACAAAGAGCTGGCAGACCGGCTGAAACAATCGGGATATCTGTTCTCCTCTGCTAATTCGATTAACATTGGACGACTGGTACCTCAAATTGTTTATTATGTGTACACATATGCGACATTATATAAGAAGAAACAGATCGAACCAGGCGAAAAAATCAATTTTATTGTACCTACCGGTAATTTTGGCAATATTCTTGCCGCATATTATGCAAAGCAAATTGGAGTGCCGGTAAATCAGTTAATCTGTGCTTCTAATGAAAATAAAGTGCTTTTTGATTTCTTCCAGACGGGTCGTTATGATAAGAACAGACCATTCGTTTTAACCGAATCTCCTTCTATGGATATTCTGGTATCCAGTAATCTGGAGCGTCTTATTTACCATATCGCAGATGGTGATTCGGATAAAACAGCTCAGTTAATGAAGGCATTAACAACTCAGGGTGTCTATGATATTACAGATAGTATGAAATTGAATCTGAAGGGCTTCCTGGGAGGCTGGGCTTCTGCAGAGGAGACGCGTGCTGCAATTGACAGAGAATTCAAGGAAAGTGGTTATGTCATTGATACTCATACTGCAGTGGCTGCCAGTGTATATCATGACTATGTGATAAACACAAAGGACCAGACGAAATCTGTGATTGTATCAACCGCAAGTCCTTACAAATTCTCGAAGAGTGTATTGGAAGCACTGCATACGGAGAATGTACCTGAAGATGATTATGAGCAAGCTCTTATTCTGAAACAAGTATCTAAGACAGTAATTCCAAATGCGGTAGAAGAGATTCGCACTGCTCCGGTGGTACACAAGAGAGTGTGTGAAACTGCTGAAATGCAAAGAGTTGTTAAGGAAATATTAAAAATAATCTAA
- a CDS encoding AP2/ERF family transcription factor translates to MLPGVYSATKKDGSNYYRASITYHGKHISLGSYITEAQANQAYLLASEILTLPSEWGIEDYPPSCILSFHKWVVLINFRDNNIYFKNPIYIKKRYFLYYIDPDYCLKFDAEDLFYYAHHKILKRGGHLFVSDYGMQVNILSRYGIKNYAVLGRDYEFVNGDPYDFRYHNVNIINHFHGVIRKQHKGKPLYIAKIHLNGDYLIGRYSTEAEAAIAYNKASLILKNKGIHKNFPQNFIDGMDEITYASLFQKLRISKRVLEYRENCKC, encoded by the coding sequence TTGTTACCGGGAGTATATTCAGCAACGAAGAAGGACGGTAGTAATTATTACAGAGCGTCCATTACGTATCACGGGAAGCATATCAGTCTCGGGAGTTATATTACTGAAGCTCAGGCAAACCAGGCATATTTACTGGCCTCAGAAATACTAACACTCCCTTCTGAATGGGGTATTGAGGATTATCCCCCTTCCTGTATCCTAAGCTTCCACAAATGGGTCGTTCTTATTAACTTTAGAGATAACAACATTTACTTTAAAAATCCCATTTATATTAAGAAGCGTTACTTCTTATATTATATTGATCCTGATTACTGTCTGAAGTTCGATGCTGAGGATCTGTTTTATTATGCCCATCATAAGATTCTAAAGCGGGGCGGTCACCTCTTTGTATCGGATTACGGAATGCAGGTTAATATTCTTTCCCGTTATGGAATTAAGAATTATGCTGTACTAGGAAGGGACTATGAGTTTGTCAATGGTGATCCCTATGACTTCCGGTATCATAACGTCAATATTATCAATCATTTTCATGGTGTAATAAGAAAGCAGCATAAAGGCAAGCCTCTATACATTGCTAAAATACATCTGAATGGAGATTATCTGATAGGTCGTTATTCAACAGAAGCAGAAGCTGCGATCGCATATAACAAAGCTTCACTTATATTAAAAAACAAAGGAATTCACAAGAATTTTCCGCAGAATTTTATAGATGGAATGGACGAGATTACTTATGCTTCTTTATTTCAGAAGCTTCGTATATCGAAAAGAGTATTAGAATATAGAGAAAATTGTAAATGTTAA
- a CDS encoding response regulator transcription factor has product MEQVGILVVDDDTDIADLVEIHLVSEGYQVHKANCAREGLQILDNEDIKLVILDIMMPGMDGLTMCKKIREKSTIPIIMLSAKSTDLDKIIGLGTGADDYVIKPFNPLELTARVKSQLRRYTKFNPSSHDEKQDKEIVLDHLIINKENHRVNAYGKDVKLTPIEFDILYLLASNVGRVFSTDDIFERVWNEKMYEANNTVMVHIRRIREKIEMDSRNAQIIKTVWGVGYKIEE; this is encoded by the coding sequence ATGGAACAGGTCGGAATTTTAGTTGTAGATGATGATACGGATATTGCTGATCTGGTAGAAATTCATTTGGTAAGTGAGGGATATCAGGTCCATAAGGCGAATTGCGCCCGGGAGGGATTACAGATATTAGACAATGAGGATATTAAGCTTGTGATTCTGGACATTATGATGCCTGGAATGGACGGTCTTACGATGTGTAAGAAAATCAGGGAGAAGAGTACCATTCCCATTATTATGCTCAGCGCTAAGTCCACTGATCTGGATAAAATAATCGGGCTTGGAACCGGAGCAGACGATTATGTCATTAAACCGTTCAATCCTTTGGAATTGACCGCTAGAGTAAAGTCACAGCTCCGTAGATATACCAAGTTTAATCCAAGCTCTCATGACGAGAAGCAGGATAAGGAAATTGTCCTTGATCATCTTATTATCAACAAGGAAAATCATCGCGTCAATGCATATGGTAAAGATGTGAAACTAACACCAATAGAATTTGATATATTGTATCTTTTGGCAAGCAATGTAGGACGTGTATTCTCAACGGATGACATCTTTGAACGGGTATGGAATGAAAAAATGTATGAAGCAAATAATACCGTCATGGTGCATATCCGACGGATACGAGAAAAGATTGAAATGGATTCAAGAAATGCACAGATAATAAAGACAGTGTGGGGAGTTGGATATAAAATTGAAGAATAA
- a CDS encoding cell wall hydrolase, which translates to MSIINSFLQKRKMHENHHGIFMVAIAYILSFVMLVLGSDVFYNINSAAAGINMVTEEETNEATNNEVVVGQIMKANLQQVQLVNPYGIAAGQDNSADTQGSIQPQGMDTPKKSIQISTTSEAAVNDFQPENQDTIWLLGNAMSGAEYDILMDQAAEKVLLDKKSKKDKKSDKNKKDEASAETMADEYIMTVSDQEIEMLQRIVEAEASGEDIIGKILVANVIFNRIEDEEFPNTIEEVIFQKSNGEYQFSPIKDKRYWSVKISKETKKAVERALKGEDHSEGALYFIARKRTKSGNAKWFDSHLDWLFQHGGHEFYK; encoded by the coding sequence ATGTCTATAATAAATTCGTTTCTTCAAAAGAGAAAAATGCATGAAAACCATCATGGCATCTTTATGGTTGCGATTGCATATATTCTGTCCTTTGTAATGCTGGTTCTTGGATCTGATGTATTTTATAATATCAATTCCGCAGCCGCAGGCATTAACATGGTTACTGAAGAAGAAACAAACGAAGCCACGAATAATGAAGTAGTGGTAGGACAAATAATGAAGGCTAATTTACAGCAGGTACAGCTTGTTAATCCCTATGGAATAGCAGCTGGCCAGGATAACAGTGCAGATACTCAGGGTAGTATCCAGCCACAAGGAATGGATACACCTAAGAAATCTATTCAGATTAGTACGACATCTGAAGCTGCTGTCAATGATTTTCAACCTGAGAATCAGGATACCATATGGCTCTTAGGTAACGCTATGAGTGGTGCTGAATATGATATCCTTATGGATCAGGCGGCGGAAAAGGTATTGCTGGACAAAAAGAGCAAGAAGGACAAGAAGTCAGACAAGAACAAGAAGGATGAAGCGTCAGCTGAGACTATGGCAGACGAATACATCATGACGGTATCGGATCAGGAAATTGAGATGCTCCAGCGAATAGTGGAAGCGGAGGCTTCTGGTGAAGACATCATCGGTAAAATACTGGTTGCCAACGTGATATTCAACCGTATTGAGGACGAAGAATTTCCTAACACCATTGAAGAGGTAATCTTTCAAAAATCCAATGGTGAGTATCAGTTTTCTCCGATTAAGGACAAGAGATATTGGTCAGTTAAAATATCTAAGGAGACAAAAAAAGCAGTGGAAAGAGCCTTAAAGGGTGAGGACCATTCAGAAGGAGCCCTTTATTTTATAGCCAGAAAGAGGACAAAGTCTGGTAACGCAAAATGGTTCGATAGCCATCTGGACTGGTTGTTCCAGCATGGTGGACATGAGTTCTACAAATAG